Proteins encoded by one window of Lutibacter sp. A64:
- a CDS encoding MBL fold metallo-hydrolase, whose amino-acid sequence MKLHIYLIAIVTFISGITFAQKPNFDEFKTSKGTLKIEPILHGSLILTHNNKTIYVDPYGGSKLFESKNVPDIILITDIHRDHLDQKTLDGIDTSKAIFIVPQAVANQLPKKYASKIVVLKNDQGIHRLDYFIQAIPMYNLPEVVDSRHPKGRGNGYLLTIDNKRVYISGDTEDIIEMRRLQNIDIAFICMNLPYTMDINQAASAVLEFKPKVVYPYHFRGSEGFSNVTEFKNLVHLKDTNIDVRLKKWYPNN is encoded by the coding sequence ATGAAATTACACATTTATTTGATAGCTATAGTAACCTTTATAAGTGGAATTACTTTTGCTCAAAAACCTAATTTTGATGAATTTAAAACTTCAAAAGGTACTTTAAAAATTGAACCAATTTTACATGGAAGCTTAATTTTAACACATAATAATAAAACTATATATGTAGATCCATATGGTGGTTCTAAACTATTTGAAAGCAAGAATGTTCCAGATATTATTTTAATTACAGACATCCACAGAGATCATTTAGATCAAAAAACATTGGATGGCATTGATACTTCAAAAGCTATTTTTATTGTTCCACAAGCAGTTGCAAATCAACTACCTAAAAAATACGCTTCGAAAATAGTAGTTTTAAAAAATGATCAAGGCATTCATAGATTAGATTATTTTATACAAGCCATTCCAATGTATAATTTACCTGAAGTTGTAGATTCTAGGCATCCTAAAGGAAGAGGTAATGGTTATCTTTTAACAATTGACAATAAACGTGTCTATATTTCTGGAGATACTGAAGATATTATAGAAATGAGAAGACTTCAAAATATAGATATTGCTTTTATTTGTATGAATTTACCATATACAATGGACATTAACCAGGCAGCTAGTGCAGTTTTAGAGTTTAAACCTAAAGTTGTTTATCCTTACCATTTTAGAGGAAGTGAAGGTTTTAGTAATGTTACAGAATTTAAAAATCTGGTACATCTAAAAGACACTAATATAGATGTTCGATTAAAAAAATGGTATCCGAACAACTAA
- a CDS encoding aminoacyl-histidine dipeptidase — protein sequence MSNDIRTLEPKELWNNFADLNAVPRGSKKEERVIQFMVDFGNSLNLKTVVDPVGNVIIKKPASKGMENRKTIVMQSHLDMVHQKNADTDFDFDSEGIKMKIEGDWVTAEGTTLGADNGLGVAAIMSVLASKDIKHPAIEALFTIDEETGMTGAKGLQAGYLEGEILLNLDTEEDDEIDIGCAGGIDITIENSYNEVSTPTNSTGYTISVTGLNGGHSGMDIHRGLGNANKIMNRVLHTVQDYIRISEINGGSLRNAIPRESFAIIAVYNSQKDLFLKALKKITKEIKKELKTVDPNLEIIAKEAQMPKKVMTAISQTTLIKTLYAAHNGVYRMSNDMEGLVETSNNIARVTVGHELIKILCLTRSSVETSKEDLANTIRAPFEIAGYEVTLSGSYPGWKPNVDSQILTVLTKKYKELFNSKPDVVACHAGLECGILGTNYPEMDMISFGPTIQGAHSPDEKANIKSSQKFWKFLLEILENIPVKK from the coding sequence ATGAGTAATGACATTAGAACATTAGAGCCTAAAGAGCTTTGGAATAATTTTGCAGATTTAAATGCAGTTCCAAGAGGTTCAAAAAAAGAAGAACGCGTTATACAATTTATGGTTGATTTTGGAAATAGCTTGAATCTTAAAACAGTTGTTGATCCAGTAGGCAACGTAATTATAAAAAAACCAGCCTCAAAAGGTATGGAAAACCGTAAAACCATTGTAATGCAATCGCATTTAGATATGGTACATCAAAAAAATGCAGATACTGACTTTGATTTCGATTCAGAAGGAATTAAAATGAAAATTGAAGGAGATTGGGTTACTGCAGAAGGTACAACTTTAGGTGCAGATAATGGTTTAGGAGTTGCTGCTATAATGAGTGTTTTAGCTTCTAAAGATATTAAACACCCTGCAATTGAAGCCCTGTTTACTATTGATGAAGAAACGGGTATGACAGGTGCTAAAGGGTTACAAGCTGGGTATTTAGAAGGTGAAATTTTATTAAATTTAGATACAGAAGAAGATGATGAAATTGATATAGGTTGTGCTGGTGGTATTGATATTACTATAGAAAACTCTTATAATGAAGTAAGTACACCTACAAATAGTACTGGTTACACTATATCAGTTACTGGTTTAAATGGTGGGCATTCTGGAATGGATATTCACAGAGGATTAGGAAACGCTAATAAAATTATGAACAGAGTATTGCATACCGTTCAAGATTATATCCGTATTTCTGAAATTAATGGTGGTAGTTTACGAAATGCAATTCCAAGAGAAAGTTTTGCTATTATAGCAGTTTATAATTCTCAAAAAGACTTGTTTTTAAAAGCCTTAAAAAAGATTACTAAAGAAATTAAAAAGGAATTAAAAACTGTTGACCCTAATTTAGAAATTATAGCTAAAGAAGCTCAGATGCCTAAAAAAGTTATGACAGCTATTAGCCAAACTACTTTAATAAAAACACTATATGCAGCTCATAATGGTGTATATAGAATGAGTAATGATATGGAAGGTTTGGTAGAAACTTCTAACAATATTGCACGTGTAACAGTTGGACACGAACTTATTAAAATACTTTGTTTAACAAGATCATCTGTAGAAACTTCTAAAGAAGATTTAGCCAATACAATTAGAGCTCCTTTTGAAATTGCAGGTTATGAAGTTACACTTTCTGGTTCATATCCAGGATGGAAACCAAATGTTGACTCTCAAATTTTAACTGTTTTAACTAAAAAATACAAAGAATTATTTAATAGTAAACCAGATGTTGTTGCTTGCCACGCAGGTTTAGAATGTGGTATTTTAGGTACTAATTACCCAGAAATGGATATGATTTCTTTTGGACCTACAATTCAAGGAGCACACTCACCAGACGAAAAAGCAAATATTAAATCGAGTCAAAAATTCTGGAAATTTTTATTGGAAATTTTAGAAAACATCCCTGTAAAAAAATAA
- a CDS encoding DUF2851 family protein, translating into MNEKLLHFIWKLKLFSIKNLEATNGDKIHIISTGIHNLNTGPDFLNAKIEIANQVWAGNVEIHINSSDWYKHRHETDTNYDAVILHVVWEHDVEIFRKNNVEITTLELKKYISKDLLNKYNQLFSKNKKWINCENEIASIDSFIFENWIERLYFERLVQKSEFINNTLQVNNNNWEATLFILLAKSFGLKVNGDAFLNFATSFDFSIVRKVSNNKEQLEALFFGQAGLLANENESVYFQQLKKEYEYLKVKFNLKPISNGQVQFFRLRPNNFPTIRLSQLVFLYNKYQNLFSKIIEIDTIELFYSLFKVSTLPYWETHFTFEKESKKRSKKLTQSFIDLILINTIIPLKFVYLKSLGKNDFSSLFAILEQIKPEKNTIVSNFNTLKVKSPNAFKTQALLQLKNEYCSKQLCLQCAIGKTVLNKR; encoded by the coding sequence ATGAATGAAAAACTATTACATTTTATTTGGAAACTTAAGTTGTTTTCTATTAAAAATTTAGAAGCAACTAATGGTGATAAAATTCATATTATTTCTACTGGAATTCATAATTTAAATACGGGGCCAGATTTTTTAAATGCTAAAATTGAAATTGCCAATCAGGTTTGGGCAGGAAATGTGGAAATTCATATAAATTCTTCAGACTGGTATAAACATAGACATGAAACTGACACAAATTATGATGCTGTTATATTACACGTTGTTTGGGAGCATGATGTTGAAATATTTAGAAAAAATAATGTAGAAATAACAACATTAGAACTTAAAAAATATATATCAAAAGACTTGCTAAATAAGTACAATCAGCTTTTTAGTAAAAATAAAAAATGGATAAATTGTGAAAATGAAATAGCATCTATAGATTCATTTATTTTTGAAAATTGGATAGAACGACTTTATTTTGAAAGATTAGTGCAAAAATCAGAATTTATAAATAACACATTACAGGTTAACAATAATAATTGGGAAGCCACTTTATTTATATTGTTAGCAAAAAGTTTTGGATTAAAGGTAAATGGTGATGCTTTTTTAAATTTTGCAACTTCTTTTGATTTTTCAATTGTTAGAAAAGTATCTAATAATAAGGAGCAGTTAGAGGCATTATTTTTTGGTCAAGCTGGTTTATTAGCTAACGAAAATGAATCTGTTTATTTTCAGCAATTAAAAAAAGAATATGAATATTTAAAAGTAAAGTTTAATTTAAAACCCATTTCAAACGGACAAGTGCAGTTTTTTAGGTTAAGGCCTAATAATTTTCCAACAATACGCTTGTCTCAATTGGTTTTTTTATACAATAAGTATCAAAATTTATTTTCAAAAATAATTGAAATAGATACAATAGAATTATTTTATTCATTGTTTAAAGTTTCTACTTTACCGTATTGGGAAACACATTTTACTTTTGAAAAAGAATCTAAAAAAAGGAGTAAAAAACTTACGCAATCTTTTATAGATTTAATTTTAATAAATACTATAATTCCTTTAAAATTTGTTTACTTAAAAAGTTTAGGTAAAAATGATTTTAGTTCATTATTTGCTATTTTAGAACAAATTAAACCTGAAAAAAACACCATTGTTTCTAATTTTAATACTTTAAAAGTTAAAAGTCCGAATGCTTTTAAAACACAAGCTTTACTGCAATTAAAAAATGAATATTGTAGTAAGCAATTATGTTTACAATGTGCAATTGGTAAAACTGTTTTGAATAAAAGGTAA
- a CDS encoding NAD(P)H-dependent oxidoreductase, producing MSIINSLEWRYATKKFNPSKKLSNQQINTLKNAFNLTATSFGLQPVKMVVISDKELQEKIVEHSYYQRQVADASHLLVLCIKNDITSKDINAYFDLEKKVRNVDESVIARFREQLINIFQKKSIEEKQLSAKQQAYLILGNLLTVCAVEKIDACPMEGFIPEKIDKLLNLKEQNLKSVLLLPVGFRADDDIMSEMKKVRKPLNETIIEIIK from the coding sequence ATGAGCATTATTAATAGTTTAGAATGGAGATATGCAACAAAAAAGTTCAATCCATCTAAAAAACTATCAAATCAACAAATTAACACATTAAAAAATGCGTTTAATTTAACTGCAACATCTTTTGGGCTACAACCTGTAAAAATGGTTGTAATTTCCGATAAAGAATTACAAGAAAAAATTGTTGAACATTCTTATTACCAACGTCAAGTAGCAGATGCTTCTCACCTACTTGTTTTATGTATTAAAAACGATATAACTTCAAAAGACATAAATGCTTATTTTGATTTAGAAAAAAAAGTTAGAAATGTTGATGAATCTGTTATTGCACGTTTTAGAGAACAATTAATTAATATCTTTCAAAAAAAATCTATTGAAGAAAAACAACTTTCTGCAAAGCAACAAGCCTATCTAATTTTAGGTAATTTATTAACTGTTTGTGCTGTAGAAAAAATAGATGCTTGTCCAATGGAAGGTTTTATTCCAGAAAAAATAGATAAACTTTTAAATTTAAAAGAACAAAATTTAAAATCTGTTTTATTACTTCCAGTAGGATTTAGAGCTGATGATGATATTATGAGCGAAATGAAAAAGGTGCGCAAACCATTAAATGAAACAATTATAGAAATTATAAAATAA